Proteins found in one Miscanthus floridulus cultivar M001 chromosome 4, ASM1932011v1, whole genome shotgun sequence genomic segment:
- the LOC136548474 gene encoding uncharacterized protein produces the protein MVVPNYTYLKLKMLGPNGVIMVESMYEHAYDYDIECIEYTEALVEAETLIVDLNWLGSEAPDFKRRVGTFEPMEAIKLVPVDPIGSNDQALRISAILDSK, from the coding sequence atggtggttcccaactacacctacctcaagctcaagatgctgggtcccaacggcgtcatcatggTCGAGTCCATgtatgagcatgcatacgactatgacatcgaatgcatcgagtacaccgaggctcttgtggaagccgagaccctcatcgtcgatCTCAACTGGCTTGGGAGCGAGGCCCCTGACTTCAAGCGTCGTGTCGGGACTTTTGAGCccatggaggccatcaagctcgtcccggtcgaccccatcgGCTCCAACGACCAGGCATTGAGGATCAGCGCCATCCTCGATAGcaaatag